The stretch of DNA TGAATATCCTGCGTAATTTATTTGCCGTCGCTTCACCGATTAGGGAGCGGCGGTATAAGTATGAATAAAAACACACGTCTAAGTCGTCTTCTTTATGCCGGTTCTGTAATTACAGCGCTTTTGTGTGCCGTCTGCGGAAGCCCCCCTCCGCCGATTTCTTTTGAAAGTACTCTGGATTCAACTTTTGTTGTCGCTCGAGCGGCAAATGATGTTGTTGTCACCAATCAAGATGTGTTTGCCGCACTGAAAAGAAGTGAATTGGTTTCTAACGGAGGAACCGTCGAAGCCTCGGAAATTCAGGCCATGCTCGACAGTGTTATCCTTGATACCCTCGCCGGTCTCGATGTGATCTCGGTCGACCTTATACGGCACTATCACGACTACCGCCTCTTTCAGCAGTCGTACTACGACAAATTAATCGACGCCTTTTGGGAGGAAGTCGTGAATAAAAAAGTCACGGCCGATTCTTCCGAAGCCATTCAATTCTATCACGAGCACAAAGAGTTGTTCAGTGTGAAAGAACAAGTAGATCTCTATCATATTCTTGTCTCTTGGCTTGGCTTTGCCACTGGCCCTGATTCATTGACATACCGAACAATGACAAGAGAACAGTTGGAGGCTGAAGCCAAAGAACTTGCATTCAGAATGCACCGCCTTATTGATTCCGGCGAGTATTTCGAAAATGTTGCCTATACCCTCTCGCATGATATCTCATCGCGTGAAAAAGGCGGCCATATCGGCTGGACGGGAAGAGGAGTCTACCTTGATCCTTTTGATTCTGTAGCCTTTTTACTCAAAGAAGGAGAGCATTCGCTTCCCTATCAGGATGCGGACGGCTGGCATTTAATTAAAGTTGCGAGTTATTTGCCTGAGGGGCCTGTTCCGATAGATTCGCCGCAGGTGTATGAGTCTGCGCGATTGTCACTGTTGACTACCAAGGCCAATATTATTAGCGACTCTATTATCGATAGTCTGAGGCTGGAAGTAAACGTCGCGCCCAATCCGGCCATTCTTGACACAAACATTTATTTCGTCCATGACACCGTCTGGGCCGGAGTCGTAAATGGCGTTGACACCATAGACTCTCGTCGAATGAAGGAGCTTGAAGAAAATTTCCGCGCACGACACGGGGTCGATAATACTGATTCCACAATTAAGAAAGAGATGCTTGCATTTGCCGCCGAAAGATGGCTTTTGGTTCAAGTCGCAAGATCGCATGGTATCGATACACTGCCATATATGAAGGAACGTTGGAAAAGTCTCTGGCATCATCGAAGCAAAGCAGTTGTGATGCGCCGCGCCACGGATCCGGACTGGTCTCCCAGCGAAGCTCAGATAGAAAAACATTACAAAGACAATCTCTCACGTTTCGTTTATGATAAGCCTTTGACTTTTGATCTATTAACCGTCAACGATTCAACGATGGCTGCGTTCTTTCGCGAACAGCTTCTCACGGGTCTTGAATTTTCCGACTTAGTTGAGGAGTATGGAAAGCAGCCAGAGATAACTCTAACCGTAGAACATGTCGCAAATGTTGGCCAAGAGGACATTCCCAGAGAAGTTTATAATGCCGCCCTGCAGTCAAGAATCGGCACAGTCTCGCGTCCGTTCAAGTCGAACAAGGGCCATCATTTATTAAAGCTCATCGAGCATAATCAATCCCGCACGTTCATGGAAGCCAAAGGAACTCTTCTCTCAGAATTGCAGAGACAGCACCGAAGCGAAGTTTGGCAGAAATACCGTGATGATCTCTTCCGCCGATATTCCGTAACATTCCCCGGACAACTGACCGGTTCCATGGCAATGGAGCCCCGTTGGACACGACTACCGCGCGAGAGATAGCTGTGGCGAAGACCTCCGCGCCGAAACAGATAAGCTTTCAACAAGAGCTCATCCGTAAAACTTTTCATTTGGGCGCTCTAATTGTCCCGGCAAGCTACTATCTACTCGGCCTTTCCAAACTTCAGATGCTCGCTATGATGATCCCGGTCTTTCTTGGCATGTTCATAATCGACGTCTCCCGTCTTCGTAACTGGTGGTTGTGGCGTGTGATATGCTCCAAATTCATTGGCCAGCTGATTCGCCGCCATGAAAGGAAAGGGGATTTTATCGGGGCGACCTATATTCTTCTTTCGACTTGTTGCACCATCGCTTTATATAGCATGCCCATAGCCGTTGCCGCGCTGTCATTTATAATTGTTGGGGATGCCTTTGCGGCAATAATTGGACGAAAGTTCGGCAGGCATTGGTTTGGGAGGAAGTCCCTTGAAGGCTCGCTCGCATGCCTCGCCGGAACCATAATTGTGGCCGTGTGCGCCCCTGAACTGCCATTTGCGGTAGCTCTAATTGGAGCTGCGACCGCGACAATAGTGGAAGCTTTTTCCGTAAAAGTCGATGACAACATCACGGTTCCGATCGCATCGGGACTGATTATGACAATTTTTAATAAAATTTTCACAAATCTATAATATTTTTACCGCAATCCATCTTTAGATCTGCGTATAATACATCGAAAGTGCGACCACGAAACTGCGCAATTTTGACGGAGGTAGAATGTCAAAGGGTAAAGTTAAGTACTTTAATGAGCACAAGGGATGGGGAATTATCGCGGGTGATGGCTCAGACCAGGATGTCTATGTCCATTACACAGCGATAAACATGGAAGGGTACCGAACGCTTAAAGAAGGACAGGAAGTATTTTTCGAACTGGCCGGCTCTGACGGGGGTCCAAAAGCCCAGAATGTCATTCTGGCAAATTAAGAGGTAGAAAAAGAAAGAAAATCAGGGAAGTCCGCCTATGGCGGACTTTTTTTATGCCCAAGGCCAAAGTTATTCCGGTAACGTCTGCGAAAGAAATCACGGTTCGAAACCGAAACTATCACGTATATTGGCCCTAATATGAAAATTATAGACCTTCGCTCCGATACCGTAACCAGACCGTCCGATGCCATGCGGCAGGCAATAGCCAATGCCGTTGTCGGCGATGACGTTTTTGGCGATGACCCGACCGTCATTGAACTCGAAAATCAGACAGCAAAGCTCTTTGGCAGCGAAGCCGCGCTGTATGTTCCATCAGGCACGATGGGCAATCAAATCTGCCTGAAAGTCCATACCCGACACAGGGGAGAAGAGCTCCTGTGTGATCGGGAATGCCATGTTGTGAACTACGAAGTTGCCGGGCCGGTGGTACATGCCGGGCTTTTGGTTAATCTCATTCAGACCGATAGGGGGATGATTACCGCCGAAATGGTCCGCGAGAATGTCCGGATAAAAAGCCTGCATTCACCCGAGACGCGAATTGTTGCGCTGGAAAACACCCATAACCGGCATGGCGGGACTGTCCTGCCGCAGGATGAAATCCTTAAAGTCCGCGAAGTCTGCGATGAATTCGGACTTGCCTTCCATCTTGATGGCGCGCGTATTTGGAATGCCCATATTGCAACCGAGATTCCACTGGCAGAACTTGCCCGGCCGTTTGATTCAATATCTGTTTGTCTCTCCAAAGGACTTGGGGCGCCGGTCGGCTCGCTGATTGTGAGCAGTCGTGAGTTTGTGGAGAAATGCCGCCGTGAGAGAAAACTGTTTGGCGGAGGAATGCGCCAGGCCGGCATTTTGGCCGCCGCTGGACTGTACGCGCTGAAAAATAACCTAACACGGCTTGCCGATGACCACACCAATGCCCGTTACCTTGCGACCGAATTGAATGCGCTGGGACTTTTTGCGATCGATATGAGCCGGGTGGAGACAAACATAATCGTGGCCAAACTCAATTCCGGAATGACACCAGAGAGCGTTATTGCCAAACTCAAATCCGCCGGGGTGCTCGCGGTTCCGTTTGGCCGGGACAAAATCCGCATGGTCACACACTTGGATGTCACACGCGAGGACTGCCAAGCGGCCGTCGAGCGGATAAAGAAGTTGCTTGTAAAAGAGCAGACGGTAGGGTAGAGGGAGAGGCCACTGGCTTCAGACAAAAACATCACTTTTCTATTCGACGTTTAACAAGTAAATTGTTAGGATGAACTCCCTATACTACGGCGATAATCTCGAGATATTGCGCAAGCATATCGAGACCGAATCCGTTGATTTAATATATTTGGACCCCCCTTTTAACTCTCAAAGAGCCTACAATGTTATTTTTCAGGATAAGACGGGCAAGGCGTCCTCCGCTCAGATACAAGCATTCGAGGATACATGGGCATGGACGAACGAGACACAGCAAGTGTACGAGCAGATAATGCTCCGAACCGAAGCTTCCGCCGAATTGAAAGCCATGATGCAAGCCTTTAGATCCTTTATGGGTAACTCCGATTTGATGGCTTATCTGACTATGATGGCAATCCGATTAGTTGAACTTCACAGGGTATTAAAACCAACGGGATCGCTCTATTTGCATTGCGATCCAACGGCAAGTCATTATTTAAAATTATTACTCGATCAGATTTTTGGAATTAGTAATTTCCGAAACGAGATAATTTGGAAACGGACAAGTGCTCACAGCAGTGCCAATAAGTGCGGATCAATCCATGACGTAATTCTTTTCTATTCGAGAACTGATAAATGTATCTGGAACGATATCTATCAAAAGTATGATTCTTCGTATCTGGAAACGTTCTTCGATACTGTTGACGAAGATGGTAGACACTATAAGCGAAGTGACCTTACTGGAGCCGGTGTCAGCCAAGGGGTTAGTGGTCAACCTTGGAAAGGATTGGATGTCACAACCAGAGGAAGGCACTGGATGTACATCCCAAGTACTCTCGACGAGTTGGATAAACAGGGTCGAATTCACTGGCCGAAGAAAAAGGGCGGTATGCCTCGGTTGAAACAATTTCCTGAAGATTTGCCGGGGGTTCCTCTGCAGGATATTTGGGATGATATCAGACCGATTCACAACCTAGCTCAGGAAAGATTAGGTTATCCGACACAAAAGCCAGTAGCACTTCTGGAACGGATTTTGACAACCTCATCTAAACAATCCGATGTCGTACTCGATCCATTCTGTGGCTGTGGCACTGCAATCGTGGCGGCAGAAAAACTCGGACGCAAATGGATCGGTATCGATATAACACACCTCGCTATTTCTCTCATCAAGAAGCGATTAAATGATCATTTCCCCGATTCCAAATTTGCGGTTGTAGGAGAACCTAAATCAGTCGATGCCGCAGAGATGCTTTTCCTCGATTCACCTTTCCAATTTGAAAGCTGGGCGGTCTCATTGCTTGGTGGACAACCTTTCAAGAGCAAGGGAGGCGGAGATGGTGGCATTGACGGATTGCTTTACTTTCAGGACTTTGAAAACAAGTTTCACCGTGCGATTATTGAAGTCAAGGGCGGCAAATATCAACCCAAAGATATTCGTGCCCTTAAAGGCGTTCTAGAGCGAGAAGAAGCTCCGTTGGGAATTTTAATAGCCTTGCAGCCTCCTACAAAACCTATGCTTGCCGAGGCCGCCGCGATGGGCACTTGGACTCTACCCGGAGGAAGCAATTTCCCAATCATGCAGATCGTGACTATTGAGCAACTTTTTGGTGGTCGACTGCCGAAGCTTCCAGATACAAGTACAACACTCAAAAAAGCAAAGCGCGAATACCGCGAATCGGAAAAAAAACCGCCGAAATTTTTATAGTTTGCAATTTTGACAGACAGTATGAAGAAACAATTGCCGAGAATACAGCGTGACGAAAAACAACTAGGACTATTTGTGCGAGTTTGGGACGAAATTCTCAAAGAGCACAAGATAACACGTCACCAGACAAGGATACTCTTTCAACTCGACCTACTATCATTTGATCCGGATGTGCAGGAGCATTTGGCTGAGAACCAGCTTGATGAGTTATTGTTCACAAAGACTTTGTTAATTGATAGCGGCTCTTCCACAGAGCAGTGCTGTTGCCATGTTAAGCCAACTAGTACGGCCGTATTGCTATAGTTACGGACAAATATTTTGGGACTTTCAAACCGGAAGCTGGTGGAGTTTTGAGGGTCAATTCGAGATTATCAAATACAGAACAGGAATATGGCTTAGAGAATCGATTGAACAAGAGTTGGAACATGCCGACCTCCAAACTATTGAAAGGCTTGAGCAAAGCATTCGCGGGGCATGTTTGCGATTGCTATTGGATGAAGCAGCCCGGAGCAAATCCTGATCCCCGTGGCTGGCGTACCTTCCCTCCACGCCTGCCCGCTGTGGTGGGGCGGACTTGAAAGCCTCGTGCGCCAACAAATCCTCAATTAAAAAAATGCCAACCCTCTCCCATTTTTTCTTTCACGCTTGCCCGCCTTTTATACCCCCCAATCCGCCTGCAATCCAATTGAGCTTGCCAAGCCATACCGCTCATCTTACTTTTGGTTTACCTATGTACGAGCTTACTGACCTGAAAAATAGAATTCTGGCCGCCGCAACCCGCATTCCTCAGCATGTTGCAATTATAATGGATGGAAACGGACGCTGGGCCGCCCAGAGAAATCAGCCTCGCACAGCGGGGCATGAGGCCGGTGTCAAGGCTGTCAAGGAAGTTGTGAAGGTCTCCGGTGAACTTGGGATTAAATACCTCACTCTCTACACATTCTCACTAGAGAATTGGAAACGACCGAAAGACGAGGTCACAGCCATCATGTCACTGCTGACCCGAACAACCCTCAATGAGCTCGATGAATTGATGAAAAACGATGTGAAACTCATCACAACCGGCCGCCTGAGTGGGCTTTCGCGAGTCAGGCGAGTGGCCCTTGACGAAGCTGTGCATCGAACCAGAAATAATAAAGGGCTGGTTCTGAACCTTGCCCTGAATTACGGCGGACGAGCGGAGATTCTTGACGCCGTGAAAGGTATAGCCAATTCAATCCGGGCCGGTATTCTCGATATTGCCGATATTGACGAGGAACTCTTTTCGAGTTTCCTCTACACCGCAGGCATACCCGATCCGGATTTATTGATACGAACATCGGGAGAGCTTCGTATTTCGAATTTCCTTCTCTGGCAGACCAGCTACACCGAGCTCTATATCATCGACACACTCTGGCCGGACTTTGGGCGCAGAGACCTATTCGACGCTATCCTCAACTATCAGGGGCGCGAGCGGAGATTTGGTATGGTTTCTCAAAAAGAGGTCGATTAGATTTGCTGATCAGTAAAAATCTTGTTACGCGAATTATCGTAGCGGCCATCGCGATTCCGGCTATTCTTTGGATCTCAGATCAGGGCGGATTTTGGCTTTTTGGACTGGTGACCGTTTTGTCAGTCCTGGCTATGACCGAGATTCTTTCTGGTGAAGGGTATGGCTTCGACCATCCCTTATTTTGGCTTGCCCAAGTCTGTTTGCTTGCGGCCCTTGTGTCATCGGCACGCTCATTATTCTGGACGACAGAGGCTGGTGATATCCTGCAATCAATGAGTCTTTTCCTTTTTACTCTGCCGATTATTACAATTTTTTTTCTCTTGAGCGGACTTTATTTTTCACTTGGGACGCAACCGCCGGAAGAACTATTCCGCAGACATAGCCGTCTCGTGTGGGGGATAGGATATATTCTGATGCTCTATCCCTATGTCTTCGCTTTGGGCGATTTCAGCAGAATGTTCGCCATCGATGGTTTTACCGGGGGAGATTGCCTCCTTTTATTGTTTGGCATTCTCTGGCTGGGAGATACAGCTGCCATGTGGGTCGGATCGACCTTTGGACGACACAAACTTGCCCCCGGCGTGTCGCCTAACAAAACTATCGAAGGCTTTCTTGGAGGACTCGCGGCGGCTGTAGTCGTCGGCATTGTTATCGGCCTCTGGAAATTTCAATCCCTTTCTCTGATACATCTTATATTCATTGCACTCGGTTGCTCGATTTTCGGCCAGCTTGGCGATCTGGTGGAATCAATGTGGAAACGGTCGCTCGGTAAAAAAGACTCATCGGGACTTATTCCCGGTCATGGCGGAGTACTGGATAGGTTTGATTCGCTGCTCTTTGCCGCGCCATTTATGTACGGATACCTCATTTTATTAGTGACATGAAAGCGCTCGATTATTTCTTCGCTGCAAGACCGCTCCTGCACCTGCCAATCTGGTCGATCTATCTGGTAGCAGTTAAATATCATCATGACCTTACCGGGCAATCTTTTGATCTGAGCGATTTGGGCATTATGGCAGGTTGGAGTCTTTTGGCTACTTCAGCGTTATATATCAACCAGATATATGATTATGAATCTGATCGAATCAACCAAAAGCTCGGCTTTTTGCAGAATAACATTGTAGAGCAGAGCGCGCTCTATAAGGGTTTCCTACTCACCTCCGCGTCTGCTATTGCTCTGACACTCTTGTATCCGGCGGCGACCCGCCTTATATTCTTACAAGCCTTTCTACTCAGTTACATTTATTCTGTACCGCCTGTGCGACTCAAAAACCGGCCGTTTTGGGGTCTGTTCGCCAACGCGTATGCCTGCGGAACGCTGATTTCGTTTTCTGTGATGCCCGAGCTTTCTGTTCACAATGCCGGCCTTCTCGGTTGGGACAACCCGCTTTATTTTGGCCTGTCAGTGGGAGCAATCTACCTTTTGACAACGATACCCGATGTCGCCGGAGATAAGGCTACCGGCAAAAAAACTCTTGCGATAGCGCTGGGAATGACCGGCGAAAAATGTCTTGCTCTGCTTTTCATGCTCGGCTCGGCCCTCTTTGCCTTTAGCTCAAATTTCATAGCGCTCTTAGTGCTCTCTCTCATTTCGTCCGCTCTCATTTGTCTGACCATATTTATCAAATCCGAAAAAATAATCTTGCTGGCGATTAAATTACCGCTTCTGCTTCTCACATTATTCGCCGGCTACTGGTATCCGCTCTATTTTGTGTTTGTTGTTGTCTTGGTCGGGTGCACCAGACTATATTTCAAAGTTCGATTTAACATCATCTACCCGAGGCTGGCATAATGATAAGAGTCCTCTTTGCTATAATTGTATGCGCCATGTTAATCGCCTGTCAAGGCATTCAGCGCTATGGCACGCGCGGAAATCCGGGCTCTGCTTCTGAACGCCCGAAGCAATCTACGGTATCAGGTTCGACTTCGGTTCAGGGACTATCCACAAATGATCATATTCGATTGGGACTTATTCTTCAGAAACAACTCGGCAAGCCGTACGTTGGCTCCTCGGCATACGAGCAAGGGATTGACTGCTCAAAATTTACCCGCGATGCCTTTGCCTCCTTTGGCAATATAAGCCTTCCTCGTACCGCTTTCGAGCAATTCTCCTCTGGAGCAATAGTCCATCAGAAATCGCTCCGCTATGGGGACCTTGTGTTTTTCAAAACCGATGGCGACCAGATTTCCCATGTCGGCGTGTATGTTGGATTTGGTGAATTTATCCATGCTTCTTCATCGCGGGGCGTGATAGTCAGCGGACTATCCGAAGAGTATTGGTCACGTCGTTTTGTCGGGGCGCGGCGCATTCTGGTATCGCAGTAACCACAAAGAAACTCTGATAGCACATTCGTGTTCTCAGAGAGATGGCAAGCTCATTGGAATCACTCGAAGCAAAACTCAAAAATCTCCCGAATTCTCATGGCGTCTATATCTTCAAAAACGTCAAAGGGGAGATAATTTACATCGGCAAAGCGAACAGCCTCCGCAACCGTGTCCGAAGTTACTTTCGTCCTGCCGACAAACTCGATGTCAAAACCCAACGTTTGGCATTCCACATCACCGACCTTGACATGATGGCGACCGATAATGAAATAGAATCGCTTATCCTCGAAGCAAATCTCGTCCGACAGCACAAGCCGCGCTATAATGTCCGTCTCAAAGATGACAAGCATTTCCCGTATATCAAAATCACCACCAATGAGCCTTTCCCGCGTATCCTTGTGGTCCGAAGACTTTTGAAAGACGGCGCGACCTACTTTGGTCCCTACACGAACAGCCAAGGGATGTGGAGGACTGTCAGAGCCCTCTCCAGACTGTTTACCATTCGTACCTGTAACCTCACAATTCCTCATCCAACCGCCAAGCAGTACAAAGTCTGTTTGGACTATCACATAAAGCGTTGTGGCGGGCCATGCGAAAATTTTCAGTCAAAGGCCGAATATGATAAACTCGTTCAGTCCGTGATTATGGCGCTTTCCGGGCGGTCGCGGGAACTTATGAATGAACTCACCGAACGGATGAGAAGCGCCTCGGAAAATCTCCGCTTTGAAGAAGCTCGCATACTCCGCGATCAAATAGACGCGCTGGAAAGCATCACCGATCGCCAACAGCGAGCCGATGCCGGAGAAGTTGTCGACCGAGACATAATCTCCATTGCCCGTGAAAGCTCCGATGCTGTCGCTGTTGTCATGCAAATCCGGCAGGGTGTTCTTCTTGGCCGACAGGATTTTCAATTGAGCGCCGAGCCCGATGAGACTGACGAGGCAATGCTTGAGACTTTCATCACCCAGTATTACAACAATCAGCCGAACTTGCCCGAGGAGATATATTTCCCGCTTGAACTACAAACAGTGAGGATAATTGCAAGCTGGCTTAAGAAGGTAAAAGGGAAGCCGGTTCGAATATACACCCCGAAGATAGGCGTCAAACTTAAAATGGTTGACCTTGCCGCCATCAACGCTCGCATGCTTCTTGACGAATTGCTGATACACAAACGCATTCAGTCTGAGAGAACCAGCAAGATGGTCACGGACCTCAAGGATGCCCTCCGACTGCCAATTTCGCCGCGTACCATTGCCTGTTTTGATATTTCAAACACCGGAGAGACAGACACCGTCGGCTCATGTGCCTATTTTGACAACGGAAGGCAAAAAAAGACCGAGTATCGACACTTCAAAATCAAAGGCGTGTCGGGGCAGGACGATTTCAGCATGATGCGCGAAATAGTCGGGCGGTATTTTCACCGACTAAAAGAGGAAGAGAAACAACCTCCGGATTTGGTGGTTGTCGATGGCGGCAAAGGACAATTGTCGGCGGCAAAAGCCGAGCTTGAGTCTCTTGGATTTCCCGACCAGCTTATCATTTCGCTCGCAAAACGACTGGAAGAGATATTCTTGCCCGGCAATTCCGATTCAATAACGATTCCCCGAAGTTCTCCGGCTCTTATGCTACTAAAGCGCGTTCGAGACGAAGCTCATCGCTTCGCTATAACCTACAACCGCAAGGTGAGAGGTAAACGGACTATCAAATCCGCCCTCGATGATATTAACGGAGTCGGCCCGGCCAAAGCCCGCGCTCTTCTGCGTCATTTTGGTTCGGTTGAGCGGATAAAATCCGCAACACGGGATGAGCTGACATCGATAAAAGGGATAAACCCCTCGATGGCAGACAAGATTCTCTCGAGCCTTCAGACCCAGTAACGTCAATCACTTAATCCGTCCTCTGAGCGTCTTACAATGTCGCTCCCGTGCCTGCCCACTATGACGGAAAAAAGAGATTCCAAACATTCTCCGATATTTGGTAGAGTAGGTCCGTCTTCGAACCTGCCGAAGAGGTTTGCAACAGTCAGCCAACCTTACATCGTTAAATAATAACCCAACCGTTGGGGGACTACAAAGAAATAAATTTGCGCGAAGTGGCGGTTATCTCTGATCGACACGCCAATATCTCCTCCGCTGCCGAAAACCCCTCTCTTTATCATTGCATAATCGCGCCTATCTCACCTAATTTCACCCTATGATTGATTCACCACAGGCCTATACCGTGTCGGCCGTCACGAGAATGATAAAGGGAGCGCTCGAAGACAGATTCGCCGGTGTCTGGATCGAAGGCGAAATCACCGGCTATATCCACCATTCATCCGGTCACAGATATTTTTCACTTAAAGACGAGCAAGCCGTGCTCAAAGCAACTTGCTGGAAATCGGTCGGCCAAACTCTGAAATTTACTCCAACAAACGGACAGAAGGTTTTGATCTTCGGAGATATTAACGTCTACGAAAAAGGCGGAAATTATCAGTTAAACTGTAAAAAAATTGTGCCAGTTGGTGTCGGCCCGCTCGAGCTGGCCTTCAGACAATTGCATGAGCGGCTCTCACGCGAGGGGCTTTTCGATTCCGCCCGAAAGCGACCTTTGCCGCTATTCCCCGAACGCATAGGAATCGTAACCTCGCCTACCGGAGCCGCAATTCGTGACTTAATACATATTGCTCAGCGCCGAAACAATTCGATTCAATTGATAATATATCCCGCTCGCGTCCAAGGAGACGGCGCGGAAAATGAAATAGCCGCTGGCATCGCATTTTTCAACGCCCGTCTTGAGGTCAATCTCATCATAGCCGGGCGGGGTGGAGGCTCTCTCGAAGACTTATGGGCGTTCAATACCGAAACCGTCGTTCGGGCCATAGTTGGCTCGCGCATACCGGTTGTTTCGGCAGTTGGCCATGAGGTCGATACAACCCTTTCTGACCTCGCGGCCGATTTGCGCGCCTCGACTCCCTCAGCCGCCGCCGAACTGACAGTCTGGTCAAAGCAGGATTTCAAGGACCATCTCAGTTCACTCAAAACAAGTTACCGCCGTTTCATGGAACAAAAGCTCAATGAATTCCGCGAGTCGCTCAACTTCCTCAAATCTCGATCGGCATGGATTCGGCCGTTGGATTTTGTCAATCAGAAACGCCAGTATCTCGATAGCCTTAGTCGGGTTCATTCCTCAGCCGGAAAAAACCGTTTTGAACTCCACAAAAACAGGTTATCTTTGGCCGTCTCAAGATTGGAGACCTTGTCGCCTCTGAAAACCCTTGCGCGGGGCTATTCGGTCAGCCAGCGTTTGGACGGAGATGGGGGGCTGATTCGAACGATTGCTGATATAGAAATCGGTGCCCGGATGGAAACGATTGTTGCCGACGGGCGGTTACAGTCTGTGATCGAAAGAAAGCAAAAGAGTAGCTGAGGAAGCGTTTACCGGCCGTGAAAAAATTCAAAGACTACGAGTCAGCAGTAGGGCGGCTTGAGGAGATTACCAATCTTCTCGAGTCCGGTGATTCCGGACTTGAGCAATCCCTTCAGCTTTATATCGAAGGGGTTGAAATAGCAAAACTCTGCGATGAAAAACTCAATCAGGTCGCGAAGTCAGTTAAAATTATCTCCGAGGAAAACGGCATGCTTGAAAAAGATTTCAAACGCAGTGCAGACGAGGATGAATCCTAATGCCGGTTGATACAACCCCCGGACTCGAATACTTGCAAAAGAGCCGACAGCTTGTCGAAGGCCTGCTCGATCAACTTATCCCATCCGAGGAGACCGAACCGAAATCGCTACATCAGGCAATGCGCTATTCTGCCATGGCCGGAGGCAAACGGCTTCGACCATCCCTCGCTCTTGCCGCATATGAATATTGCGGCGGTGAACAAAGAGCGGCTCCCAGATCGATACATCTTGCAATGGCCGCCCTTGAAATGGTTCACACCTATTCATTGATCCACGATGACCTTCCTTGCATGGATGACGATGACCTTCGCCGCGGAATGCCCACCTGTCACAAAAAGTTTGGAGAGGCGCTTGCCGTACTTGCTGGTGACGGCCTCCATG from Candidatus Zixiibacteriota bacterium encodes:
- a CDS encoding peptidylprolyl isomerase, with protein sequence MNKNTRLSRLLYAGSVITALLCAVCGSPPPPISFESTLDSTFVVARAANDVVVTNQDVFAALKRSELVSNGGTVEASEIQAMLDSVILDTLAGLDVISVDLIRHYHDYRLFQQSYYDKLIDAFWEEVVNKKVTADSSEAIQFYHEHKELFSVKEQVDLYHILVSWLGFATGPDSLTYRTMTREQLEAEAKELAFRMHRLIDSGEYFENVAYTLSHDISSREKGGHIGWTGRGVYLDPFDSVAFLLKEGEHSLPYQDADGWHLIKVASYLPEGPVPIDSPQVYESARLSLLTTKANIISDSIIDSLRLEVNVAPNPAILDTNIYFVHDTVWAGVVNGVDTIDSRRMKELEENFRARHGVDNTDSTIKKEMLAFAAERWLLVQVARSHGIDTLPYMKERWKSLWHHRSKAVVMRRATDPDWSPSEAQIEKHYKDNLSRFVYDKPLTFDLLTVNDSTMAAFFREQLLTGLEFSDLVEEYGKQPEITLTVEHVANVGQEDIPREVYNAALQSRIGTVSRPFKSNKGHHLLKLIEHNQSRTFMEAKGTLLSELQRQHRSEVWQKYRDDLFRRYSVTFPGQLTGSMAMEPRWTRLPRER
- a CDS encoding cold shock domain-containing protein, encoding MSKGKVKYFNEHKGWGIIAGDGSDQDVYVHYTAINMEGYRTLKEGQEVFFELAGSDGGPKAQNVILAN
- a CDS encoding GntG family PLP-dependent aldolase; the encoded protein is MKIIDLRSDTVTRPSDAMRQAIANAVVGDDVFGDDPTVIELENQTAKLFGSEAALYVPSGTMGNQICLKVHTRHRGEELLCDRECHVVNYEVAGPVVHAGLLVNLIQTDRGMITAEMVRENVRIKSLHSPETRIVALENTHNRHGGTVLPQDEILKVREVCDEFGLAFHLDGARIWNAHIATEIPLAELARPFDSISVCLSKGLGAPVGSLIVSSREFVEKCRRERKLFGGGMRQAGILAAAGLYALKNNLTRLADDHTNARYLATELNALGLFAIDMSRVETNIIVAKLNSGMTPESVIAKLKSAGVLAVPFGRDKIRMVTHLDVTREDCQAAVERIKKLLVKEQTVG
- a CDS encoding DNA methyltransferase; translated protein: MNSLYYGDNLEILRKHIETESVDLIYLDPPFNSQRAYNVIFQDKTGKASSAQIQAFEDTWAWTNETQQVYEQIMLRTEASAELKAMMQAFRSFMGNSDLMAYLTMMAIRLVELHRVLKPTGSLYLHCDPTASHYLKLLLDQIFGISNFRNEIIWKRTSAHSSANKCGSIHDVILFYSRTDKCIWNDIYQKYDSSYLETFFDTVDEDGRHYKRSDLTGAGVSQGVSGQPWKGLDVTTRGRHWMYIPSTLDELDKQGRIHWPKKKGGMPRLKQFPEDLPGVPLQDIWDDIRPIHNLAQERLGYPTQKPVALLERILTTSSKQSDVVLDPFCGCGTAIVAAEKLGRKWIGIDITHLAISLIKKRLNDHFPDSKFAVVGEPKSVDAAEMLFLDSPFQFESWAVSLLGGQPFKSKGGGDGGIDGLLYFQDFENKFHRAIIEVKGGKYQPKDIRALKGVLEREEAPLGILIALQPPTKPMLAEAAAMGTWTLPGGSNFPIMQIVTIEQLFGGRLPKLPDTSTTLKKAKREYRESEKKPPKFL
- a CDS encoding isoprenyl transferase, with the translated sequence MYELTDLKNRILAAATRIPQHVAIIMDGNGRWAAQRNQPRTAGHEAGVKAVKEVVKVSGELGIKYLTLYTFSLENWKRPKDEVTAIMSLLTRTTLNELDELMKNDVKLITTGRLSGLSRVRRVALDEAVHRTRNNKGLVLNLALNYGGRAEILDAVKGIANSIRAGILDIADIDEELFSSFLYTAGIPDPDLLIRTSGELRISNFLLWQTSYTELYIIDTLWPDFGRRDLFDAILNYQGRERRFGMVSQKEVD
- a CDS encoding phosphatidate cytidylyltransferase; its protein translation is MLISKNLVTRIIVAAIAIPAILWISDQGGFWLFGLVTVLSVLAMTEILSGEGYGFDHPLFWLAQVCLLAALVSSARSLFWTTEAGDILQSMSLFLFTLPIITIFFLLSGLYFSLGTQPPEELFRRHSRLVWGIGYILMLYPYVFALGDFSRMFAIDGFTGGDCLLLLFGILWLGDTAAMWVGSTFGRHKLAPGVSPNKTIEGFLGGLAAAVVVGIVIGLWKFQSLSLIHLIFIALGCSIFGQLGDLVESMWKRSLGKKDSSGLIPGHGGVLDRFDSLLFAAPFMYGYLILLVT